In Thiospirochaeta perfilievii, a single window of DNA contains:
- a CDS encoding (deoxy)nucleoside triphosphate pyrophosphohydrolase has protein sequence MPKSVAGIIKKDQKFLLGKRKPGGSIGGKWEFPGGKVESKESLEDALKREFLEELDVEIEVNKFIVMKDFSTNGHKFKLYAFYIDLKSDNIKYNEHDKFDYFTIDEIKKLGDNFADSDKLLLEHL, from the coding sequence ATGCCAAAATCAGTAGCTGGTATAATAAAAAAAGACCAAAAGTTCCTTCTGGGCAAAAGAAAACCTGGAGGATCAATTGGTGGAAAATGGGAATTCCCTGGAGGAAAAGTAGAGTCTAAAGAGTCCCTAGAAGATGCTTTAAAAAGGGAGTTTTTAGAGGAGTTAGATGTTGAAATTGAAGTTAATAAGTTTATTGTAATGAAGGACTTTTCAACAAATGGACACAAATTCAAACTTTATGCTTTTTATATAGATCTAAAAAGTGACAATATTAAGTATAATGAGCATGATAAGTTTGATTACTTTACAATTGATGAGATAAAAAAACTTGGTGATAATTTTGCTGATTCGGACAAGCTACTCTTAGAACATCTTTAA
- a CDS encoding LIC_12708 family protein, whose protein sequence is MISKRLILILTILLTLFSCDKNINKGVLDKEERFTLPIGNMENELDFFTRDGISFSLETDILMKDGLFYISNGNGKKIMKFNSYGDLLLKISPSRQSDSIPHDENSWSFNEPGVITKNDDYIYIVDSIKYDTALSENYIDKSYDTTEDKSDLERHILNEQIISFFDDKGNYINYIGKDGLEGTPFPFINDIYSDHLQRIIVVTQTTYFWSIYRFTKEGEFIDESIIDLDYLPQLENEEDSITQINNIIPDREKDRVLVELTFYKKTTDEKTGATISMDYIKSRVYYYDLNEQSYISWMDIPVGEDKGESTIYVLHDIVKGKYLYFIAQTDGGKSQTLTITNENGYIIGLYDLNIDNSNIIYSSFYTTYPEGILTGLLCTEYAAGINMWRTDKILIEDGN, encoded by the coding sequence ATGATATCAAAAAGACTGATATTAATTTTAACAATATTATTAACACTTTTTTCATGTGATAAAAATATCAACAAGGGCGTTTTAGACAAAGAAGAGAGGTTTACCCTTCCTATAGGAAATATGGAAAACGAGTTAGATTTTTTTACTAGAGATGGGATATCGTTCTCTTTAGAGACTGATATATTAATGAAAGATGGTCTTTTTTATATTTCAAATGGTAACGGAAAAAAAATAATGAAGTTTAACTCATATGGTGATCTGTTATTAAAAATTTCCCCTTCTAGGCAGTCAGATTCAATCCCCCATGATGAAAACTCTTGGTCTTTTAATGAGCCAGGTGTTATAACTAAAAATGATGACTATATCTACATTGTTGATTCTATTAAATATGACACTGCTTTAAGTGAAAATTATATAGATAAAAGCTATGATACAACAGAGGATAAAAGTGACTTAGAAAGGCACATATTAAACGAACAAATTATTTCCTTTTTTGATGATAAGGGGAACTACATAAATTATATTGGAAAAGATGGACTAGAGGGTACTCCATTCCCCTTTATTAATGACATTTACTCTGATCATTTACAACGTATTATTGTTGTAACTCAAACTACATATTTCTGGTCAATTTATAGATTCACTAAGGAAGGAGAGTTTATTGATGAGAGTATTATTGATTTAGATTATTTACCACAACTAGAAAATGAGGAAGACTCAATAACTCAAATTAATAATATAATTCCCGACAGAGAAAAGGACAGGGTTTTAGTTGAATTAACATTTTATAAGAAAACAACGGATGAAAAAACAGGCGCAACTATTTCAATGGATTATATTAAGTCTCGTGTATATTACTACGATTTAAATGAACAAAGCTACATATCTTGGATGGATATTCCAGTAGGCGAAGATAAAGGTGAATCTACAATCTATGTTTTGCATGATATTGTAAAAGGTAAATATCTATATTTTATTGCCCAAACAGATGGAGGGAAATCCCAAACATTAACTATTACAAATGAGAATGGTTATATTATAGGCCTATATGATTTAAATATTGATAACTCCAATATAATTTACTCAAGTTTCTATACAACATATCCAGAGGGTATACTTACTGGTTTATTATGCACAGAGTACGCTGCTGGTATAAATATGTGGAGAACTGACAAAATCCTTATAGAGGATGGGAATTAA